A portion of the Fusobacterium nucleatum genome contains these proteins:
- a CDS encoding LOG family protein encodes MRKKNVTVYCGASFGVDEKYQEVTRKLGEWIGKNNYNLVYGGGRSGLMGLIADSVLENGGKVTGIITHFLSEREIAHEGITKLIKVDTMSERKKKMADLADIFIALPGGPGTLEEITEVVSWAVLALHPCPCIFFNFDNYYNHIRDFYDLMVAKGYMKKEARDKILFTSSFKEIGNFIIKYEPPKAREYHGE; translated from the coding sequence ATGAGAAAAAAAAATGTTACAGTTTATTGTGGAGCTTCATTTGGAGTTGATGAAAAATACCAAGAAGTAACTAGAAAACTTGGAGAATGGATAGGAAAAAATAATTACAATCTTGTATATGGTGGAGGAAGATCGGGTTTAATGGGACTGATTGCTGATTCTGTTCTTGAAAATGGAGGAAAAGTTACAGGAATTATAACTCATTTCCTTTCAGAAAGAGAAATAGCCCATGAAGGAATAACAAAACTTATAAAAGTTGATACTATGTCTGAAAGAAAAAAGAAGATGGCAGACTTAGCTGATATTTTTATAGCCTTACCAGGAGGACCTGGAACTTTGGAAGAAATAACAGAAGTTGTTTCTTGGGCAGTTCTTGCTTTACACCCTTGTCCTTGTATATTTTTTAACTTTGATAATTATTATAACCATATTAGAGATTTCTATGATTTAATGGTAGCGAAAGGCTATATGAAAAAAGAGGCAAGAGATAAAATTTTATTTACAAGTTCATTTAAAGAAATAGGAAATTTTATTATTAAATATGAACCTCCAAAAGCAAGAGAATACCATGGAGAATAA
- a CDS encoding polysaccharide deacetylase family protein codes for MVYILIIITILFILLIAFNKSAVPVFLYHQVNPISSNVNPEIFEEHLKIIKKYNMETIKISEYYNKNINKNSILLTFDDGYYDNFKYVFPLLKKYNMKATIFLNTLYIMDKRENEPEIKDNNTVNLEAMKKYIENGKATINQYMSWEEIKEMYNSGLIDFQAHSHKHMAMFKDIKIEGLTKKDKMEAPELYLYGELENNFPIFAKRGEYSGKAKIIKKEFFRTFKKFYEENIENKIADKNEILKKCQEFIDKNSEYFFDESEAEYKKRIEEDYLENKKLIEKNIGNQVKFFCWPWGHRSKETIKILKELGVVGFISTKKGNNSMKPNWDMIRRIELRKYTPKKFKINLLVARNLILGKIYGWIS; via the coding sequence ATGGTATATATTTTGATAATAATAACTATATTATTTATATTGCTTATTGCTTTTAATAAAAGTGCAGTACCAGTTTTTCTATATCATCAAGTGAATCCTATTTCTTCAAATGTAAATCCTGAAATATTTGAGGAGCATTTAAAGATTATTAAAAAATATAATATGGAAACTATAAAAATTTCAGAATATTATAACAAGAATATAAATAAAAATTCTATACTTTTAACTTTTGATGATGGATACTATGATAATTTTAAATATGTATTTCCATTGTTAAAGAAATATAATATGAAAGCAACTATCTTTTTAAATACTTTATACATTATGGATAAAAGAGAAAATGAGCCTGAAATAAAAGATAATAACACTGTAAATTTAGAAGCTATGAAAAAATATATTGAAAATGGTAAGGCAACTATCAATCAATATATGTCTTGGGAAGAAATAAAAGAGATGTATAACAGTGGTTTAATAGATTTTCAAGCACATTCTCATAAACATATGGCAATGTTTAAAGATATTAAGATAGAAGGACTTACAAAAAAAGATAAAATGGAAGCACCTGAATTATATTTATATGGAGAACTTGAAAATAATTTTCCTATTTTTGCTAAAAGAGGAGAATATTCAGGAAAAGCTAAGATAATAAAAAAAGAATTTTTTAGAACTTTTAAAAAATTTTATGAAGAAAATATTGAAAATAAAATTGCAGATAAAAATGAAATTTTAAAAAAATGTCAAGAATTTATTGATAAAAATTCTGAATACTTTTTTGATGAAAGTGAAGCTGAATATAAAAAAAGAATAGAAGAAGATTATTTGGAAAATAAAAAACTAATAGAAAAAAATATAGGAAATCAAGTTAAATTTTTTTGTTGGCCTTGGGGACATAGGAGTAAAGAAACTATTAAGATTTTAAAAGAACTAGGAGTTGTTGGATTTATTTCAACTAAAAAAGGAAATAACTCTATGAAACCTAATTGGGATATGATAAGAAGAATTGAGCTTAGAAAATATACTCCTAAAAAATTTAAGATTAATTTATTAGTAGCTAGAAATTTGATTTTAGGTAAAATTTATGGTTGGATATCATAA
- the secG gene encoding preprotein translocase subunit SecG, translating to MSTLLNVLLFLSAFILIVLVLIQPDRSHGMTASMGLGASNTIFGINKDGGPLARATEVVATLFIICSLLLYLTR from the coding sequence ATGTCAACATTATTAAATGTCTTATTATTTTTATCAGCTTTTATATTAATAGTTTTAGTTTTAATACAACCTGATAGAAGCCATGGGATGACTGCAAGTATGGGGCTAGGAGCTTCAAATACTATATTTGGAATAAATAAAGATGGAGGACCTTTAGCAAGAGCAACAGAAGTGGTTGCAACATTATTTATAATTTGTTCTCTATTACTTTACCTAACTCGTTAG
- a CDS encoding glycosyltransferase family 2 protein, whose protein sequence is MTLTVAMITLNEEKNLERTLKSVQDFADEIVIVDSGSTDKTEEIAKKFGAKFVYQQWLGYGPQRNRAIELSTSDWILNIDADEEISPELANKIKGIKENSRYKVYKINFMSVCFNKKIKHGGWSNTYRIRLFRKNAGSYNENSVHEEFVTNQEIVKLHKYIYHHSYSDLADYFKKFNKYTTLGAIEYYKKGKKARLISIVLSPLYKFIRMYIIRLGFLDGLEGFLLATTSSLYTMVKYYKLREIYKNGTYIEGEGNNGN, encoded by the coding sequence ATGACTTTAACCGTTGCAATGATAACATTAAATGAAGAAAAAAACTTAGAAAGAACCTTAAAATCTGTGCAAGATTTTGCAGACGAAATAGTAATTGTAGATAGTGGTTCAACTGATAAGACAGAAGAAATAGCTAAAAAATTTGGAGCAAAATTTGTATATCAACAATGGCTTGGTTATGGTCCACAAAGAAATAGAGCTATTGAACTCTCAACTTCTGATTGGATACTAAATATTGATGCAGATGAGGAAATTTCACCAGAACTTGCAAATAAAATAAAAGGAATTAAAGAAAATAGTCGTTATAAAGTTTATAAAATAAATTTTATGTCTGTATGTTTTAACAAAAAAATAAAGCATGGTGGTTGGAGTAACACATATAGGATAAGACTTTTTAGAAAAAATGCTGGAAGCTATAATGAAAATAGTGTTCATGAAGAATTTGTGACAAATCAAGAAATAGTAAAACTTCATAAGTATATTTATCATCATAGTTATTCAGATTTAGCTGATTATTTTAAAAAATTTAATAAATATACGACATTAGGAGCTATTGAATATTATAAAAAAGGTAAAAAAGCTAGACTTATTTCAATAGTATTAAGCCCATTATATAAATTTATAAGAATGTATATAATAAGACTTGGCTTTTTAGATGGACTTGAAGGTTTTTTGTTAGCTACAACAAGTTCACTTTACACTATGGTTAAGTATTATAAATTAAGAGAAATATATAAAAATGGAACCTACATTGAAGGGGAAGGAAATAATGGAAATTAA
- a CDS encoding AbrB family transcriptional regulator gives MDIINLIVTLIIAILGGYLADKKKVPAAYMLGALFLVAIFNVLFNRAFLPNYFKFVTQIATGTFIGSKFRSEDIKMLKKVVIPGMTMVVLMIAFSFILSYLMSTFLGIDNLTSFFATAPGGIMDISLIAYDFKANTSQVALLQLIRLISVISFVPFFAKKCYERNNKKNTSFEREIKNEIKEEEKVENKNEKSFLFTVIVGIIGGIIGYFSHLPAGTMSCSMALVAYFNVKTHKAYMPLTLRKIIQSFGGALIGAKVTLSDVIALKNLIFPIILIIIGFCLMNILVGFFLYKTTKFSLSTALLSASPGGMSDISLMAEDLGANGPQVASMQFLRAIFIVGIYPIIIKILFA, from the coding sequence ATGGATATAATTAATTTAATAGTCACATTAATAATAGCTATTTTAGGAGGATATTTAGCTGACAAAAAGAAAGTTCCTGCTGCATATATGCTTGGAGCCTTATTTTTAGTTGCTATCTTTAATGTACTTTTTAACAGAGCTTTTTTACCCAATTATTTTAAATTTGTAACCCAAATTGCAACTGGAACATTTATAGGTTCTAAATTTCGTTCAGAAGATATTAAGATGTTAAAAAAAGTCGTTATTCCTGGAATGACTATGGTAGTATTGATGATAGCTTTCAGTTTCATACTTTCATACTTAATGTCTACTTTTTTAGGAATAGATAATCTTACTTCTTTTTTTGCAACAGCTCCTGGTGGCATTATGGATATTTCTCTTATTGCTTATGATTTTAAAGCAAATACCTCACAAGTTGCTTTATTACAGCTTATTAGATTAATTTCAGTTATTTCTTTTGTCCCATTTTTTGCAAAAAAATGTTATGAAAGAAATAATAAAAAAAATACCAGTTTTGAACGAGAAATAAAAAACGAAATTAAAGAGGAAGAAAAAGTTGAAAATAAAAATGAAAAATCTTTTCTTTTCACTGTTATTGTTGGGATTATTGGAGGAATAATAGGTTATTTTTCTCATTTACCTGCTGGAACTATGAGTTGTTCTATGGCTCTAGTGGCATATTTTAATGTAAAAACTCATAAAGCATATATGCCTTTAACACTTAGAAAAATTATTCAATCTTTTGGGGGAGCTTTAATTGGTGCTAAGGTTACATTATCTGATGTGATTGCTTTAAAGAACTTAATCTTCCCTATTATTTTAATAATTATTGGTTTTTGTTTGATGAATATTTTAGTTGGTTTCTTCTTATATAAGACAACTAAGTTCTCTTTATCTACTGCTTTACTTTCTGCTTCACCTGGTGGAATGTCAGATATTTCTTTAATGGCTGAAGACTTAGGAGCAAATGGTCCACAAGTTGCCTCTATGCAGTTTTTAAGGGCTATATTTATTGTAGGAATTTATCCAATTATAATTAAAATTCTATTTGCTTAA
- a CDS encoding precorrin-2 dehydrogenase/sirohydrochlorin ferrochelatase family protein yields the protein MANKFFPVSIDLNNKNVLIIGAGKIALRKTETLLNYNCNITVITKDILEEKFLELEKNNRIKIFKNQKFEEKFLENIFLVIAATDNEVLNKNISQLCMSKNVLVNNITSKDDMNVRFASIYEKDDIQIAISANANPKKAVEIKNKIKNIFEK from the coding sequence GTGGCAAATAAATTTTTTCCTGTTTCAATAGATTTAAATAATAAAAATGTTCTAATTATTGGAGCAGGAAAAATAGCACTAAGGAAAACTGAGACATTATTAAATTATAATTGTAACATTACTGTTATAACAAAAGATATTTTAGAAGAAAAATTTTTGGAATTAGAAAAAAATAATAGAATAAAAATTTTTAAAAATCAAAAATTTGAAGAAAAATTTTTAGAAAATATTTTTTTAGTTATAGCTGCAACTGATAATGAAGTACTGAATAAAAATATTTCTCAACTATGTATGTCAAAAAATGTTTTAGTAAATAATATTACTTCAAAAGATGATATGAATGTAAGATTTGCTAGTATCTATGAGAAAGACGATATACAGATTGCAATTTCTGCCAATGCTAATCCTAAAAAAGCAGTGGAAATTAAAAATAAGATTAAAAATATTTTTGAAAAATGA
- the plsY gene encoding glycerol-3-phosphate 1-O-acyltransferase PlsY — MAFFCFIVLTYFIGAIPSGVWIGKAFKGVDVRDYGSKNSGATNSYRVLGAKLGVAVLIMDVLKGFIPLYIASKFNLVYNDLVILGLVAILAHTFSCFISFKGGKGVATSLGVFLFLIPVITLILLAIFILVAYFTKYVSLASITAAFLLPIFTFFTHKDSYLFALSVIIAVFVIYRHKTNISRLLSGTENKFKF; from the coding sequence ATGGCTTTTTTTTGTTTTATAGTACTTACCTATTTTATAGGAGCAATTCCAAGTGGAGTGTGGATAGGAAAAGCTTTTAAAGGTGTTGATGTAAGAGATTATGGAAGTAAAAATAGTGGTGCTACAAACTCATATAGAGTTTTAGGAGCAAAATTGGGTGTAGCTGTTTTAATAATGGATGTCTTAAAAGGTTTTATACCTCTTTATATTGCCAGTAAATTTAATTTAGTATATAATGATTTAGTTATTTTAGGTTTAGTTGCAATTTTAGCTCATACATTTTCTTGCTTTATATCTTTTAAAGGTGGAAAAGGTGTTGCAACTAGTTTAGGAGTTTTCTTATTTTTAATACCTGTTATAACTTTAATATTATTAGCAATTTTTATTTTAGTTGCTTATTTTACTAAATATGTTTCATTGGCATCTATAACAGCAGCTTTTTTATTGCCAATTTTTACTTTTTTCACTCATAAAGATTCATATTTATTTGCTTTATCAGTTATAATAGCAGTTTTTGTTATATATAGACATAAGACAAATATTTCAAGATTACTTAGTGGAACAGAAAATAAATTCAAATTTTAA
- the hemL gene encoding glutamate-1-semialdehyde 2,1-aminomutase yields MVFKNSIDLYKKAVELIPGGVNSPVRAFKSVNREAPIFIKKGQGAKIWDEDDNEYIDYICSWGPLILGHNHPKVIEEVKKIIENGSSYGLPTKYEVDLAELIVDIVPSIEKVRLTTSGTEATMSAVRLARAYTQRNKILKFEGCYHGHSDALLVKSGSGLLTEGYQDSNGITDGVLKDTLTLPFGDIEKVKEILKNKDVACVIVEPIPANMGLIETHKEFLQGLGKVTEKTGTILIFDEVISGFRLALGGAQEFFGITPDLTTLGKIIGGGYPVGAFGGKKEIMDLVAPVGRVYHAGTLSGNPIASKAGFATISYLKENPNIYKELEEKTNYLIDNIEILAKKYSVNVCVNSMGSLFTIFFVDIDKVENLEDSLKSNTENFSIYFNTMLENGIVIPPSQFEAHFLSMAHTKKELNRTLEVIEMAFKKIGEKSGK; encoded by the coding sequence ATGGTTTTTAAAAATTCTATTGATTTATACAAAAAAGCTGTTGAATTAATTCCGGGTGGAGTTAATAGTCCTGTGAGAGCATTTAAGTCAGTAAATAGAGAAGCACCCATTTTTATAAAAAAAGGACAGGGAGCTAAAATTTGGGATGAAGATGACAATGAATATATTGATTATATTTGTTCATGGGGTCCATTAATATTGGGACATAACCACCCAAAAGTTATAGAAGAAGTTAAAAAAATTATTGAAAATGGAAGCTCTTATGGTTTACCAACAAAATATGAAGTTGATTTAGCAGAATTGATTGTTGATATTGTTCCTTCTATTGAAAAAGTTAGACTTACTACTTCTGGAACAGAAGCAACTATGTCAGCAGTAAGACTTGCAAGAGCTTATACTCAAAGAAATAAAATTTTAAAATTTGAAGGTTGCTATCATGGACATTCAGATGCTTTACTTGTTAAATCAGGTTCTGGTTTACTGACAGAAGGATATCAAGATAGCAATGGAATAACAGATGGAGTTTTAAAGGATACTTTGACTTTACCTTTTGGAGATATTGAAAAAGTAAAAGAAATTTTAAAAAATAAGGATGTAGCCTGTGTTATAGTTGAACCCATCCCTGCTAATATGGGACTTATTGAAACTCATAAAGAATTTTTACAAGGTCTTGGAAAAGTTACAGAAAAAACAGGAACTATTTTAATTTTTGATGAAGTTATATCCGGGTTTAGACTAGCACTTGGAGGTGCTCAAGAATTTTTTGGAATAACTCCTGATTTAACAACTCTTGGAAAAATAATTGGAGGAGGTTATCCTGTTGGAGCTTTTGGAGGGAAAAAAGAAATAATGGATTTAGTTGCACCTGTTGGTAGGGTTTATCATGCTGGTACATTATCTGGAAATCCAATAGCTTCAAAAGCAGGTTTTGCAACTATAAGCTATTTAAAAGAAAATCCAAATATTTATAAAGAATTGGAGGAAAAAACTAATTATTTAATTGATAATATTGAAATCTTGGCTAAAAAATATTCTGTTAATGTTTGTGTAAATTCTATGGGTTCTCTTTTTACTATCTTCTTTGTTGATATAGATAAAGTTGAAAATCTTGAAGATTCTTTAAAATCTAACACTGAAAATTTTTCTATATATTTCAACACTATGCTAGAAAACGGCATTGTTATTCCTCCATCACAATTTGAAGCTCATTTCTTATCAATGGCTCATACTAAAAAAGAGCTTAATAGAACCCTTGAAGTCATAGAAATGGCATTTAAGAAGATAGGTGAAAAAAGTGGCAAATAA
- a CDS encoding glycosyltransferase family 9 protein: MNILIIHTAFIGDIVLSTALVSKVKEKYPDSDIYYLTTPLGKEILKNNPKIKEIIVYDKRGKDKGFGAFISFVRKIRKLKIDVCLTPHRYLRSSILSLLSGAKIRVGYDIASLSFVFNKKIKYDKTKHEVEKLLSFIDDNTKRYELEMYPNEKDKIKIDTLIKNLSENKKIILIAPGSKWFTKKWPEEYFRTLIQNLVKRADLLIVITGGKEEKEIELNLDSKVLDLRGEISLLELAELTKRAILVVSNDSAPIHITSVFPNTRIVGIFGPTVKEFGFFPWSQNSKVFEIDNLYCRPCAIHGGNSCPEKHFRCMREITPDLIENEIYNYIASINSKKVKADG, translated from the coding sequence ATGAATATTTTAATAATACATACAGCTTTTATTGGAGATATTGTACTATCTACTGCTTTGGTATCAAAGGTGAAAGAAAAATACCCTGATTCAGATATTTATTATTTAACAACACCTTTGGGAAAAGAAATATTAAAGAATAATCCTAAAATTAAAGAAATTATTGTCTATGATAAAAGAGGAAAAGATAAAGGGTTTGGAGCATTTATTTCTTTTGTAAGAAAAATTAGAAAATTAAAAATAGATGTTTGCCTAACACCACATAGATATCTAAGAAGTAGTATTTTATCCCTTTTGAGTGGAGCAAAGATAAGAGTAGGTTATGATATTGCAAGTTTATCTTTTGTATTTAATAAAAAAATTAAATATGATAAAACAAAGCATGAAGTTGAAAAGTTACTATCTTTTATAGATGATAATACCAAAAGATATGAGCTTGAAATGTATCCAAATGAAAAGGATAAAATTAAAATTGATACTTTAATTAAAAATTTGTCAGAGAATAAAAAGATAATACTTATAGCACCTGGAAGCAAATGGTTTACAAAAAAATGGCCAGAAGAATATTTTAGAACTTTAATTCAAAACTTAGTTAAAAGAGCTGATTTATTGATAGTTATAACAGGTGGAAAAGAAGAAAAAGAAATAGAGTTAAATCTTGATTCAAAAGTTTTAGATTTAAGAGGAGAGATTAGCTTATTAGAATTAGCAGAGCTTACAAAAAGAGCTATTTTAGTTGTTTCAAATGATTCAGCACCTATACATATAACTTCTGTCTTTCCTAACACTAGAATAGTTGGAATTTTTGGTCCAACAGTTAAAGAGTTTGGTTTTTTTCCTTGGTCTCAAAATAGTAAAGTTTTTGAAATAGATAATCTATATTGTAGACCTTGTGCGATACATGGTGGAAATTCTTGTCCTGAAAAACATTTTAGATGTATGAGAGAAATTACTCCAGATTTAATAGAAAATGAGATTTACAATTATATTGCTAGTATTAATAGTAAAAAGGTGAAAGCAGATGGATAA
- the dnaN gene encoding DNA polymerase III subunit beta, which translates to MHIKVNRQNFLSAIRIVEKSVKENKIKPILSCIYAKVKGNKIYFTGTNLDTTIKTSIDVNEVIREGEVAFYYSIIDEYLKEIKDEFVVLRVENGNILFIETEDSTTEYDVFSAEDYPNTFENIVLNENNFKFEMPSQELVNIFEKVLFSADTPDNIAMNCIRIESILKHLHFVSTNTYRLTFLKKNIDKDISDFSVSVPADTISSIIKIIKGLDNEVIKIYKEDAHLYFQYKDTMIITKLIELRFPNYAEILSNISYDKKLHMNNDKLTNLLKRILIFSRSNSESKYSSTYEFKHNEENKNKMAISALNEIARINEELDVNFEGEDLKISLNSKYLLEFIQNIPKEKELVLEFMYSNSAVKVYEKDNDEYIYILMPLALRE; encoded by the coding sequence ATGCACATTAAAGTTAATAGACAAAATTTTTTATCAGCAATTAGAATTGTTGAAAAATCAGTTAAAGAAAATAAAATAAAACCTATACTTTCTTGTATTTATGCTAAGGTTAAAGGAAATAAAATATATTTTACAGGAACAAACTTAGACACAACAATAAAGACTTCTATTGATGTAAATGAAGTTATAAGAGAAGGAGAAGTTGCTTTTTATTATTCTATAATAGATGAATATTTAAAAGAAATAAAAGATGAATTTGTTGTTTTAAGAGTTGAAAATGGTAATATTCTATTTATTGAAACAGAGGATTCTACAACAGAATATGATGTATTCAGTGCAGAAGATTATCCTAACACTTTTGAAAATATTGTTCTAAATGAAAATAATTTTAAATTTGAAATGCCTAGCCAAGAATTAGTAAATATTTTTGAAAAAGTTTTATTCTCAGCTGACACTCCTGATAATATAGCTATGAATTGTATTAGAATTGAAAGTATTTTAAAACATTTACATTTTGTATCAACTAATACTTATCGTTTAACATTCTTAAAAAAGAATATAGATAAGGATATTTCAGATTTTTCAGTTAGTGTTCCAGCTGATACAATTTCATCAATTATTAAAATTATAAAAGGTTTAGATAATGAAGTAATAAAAATATATAAAGAAGATGCTCATTTATATTTCCAGTATAAAGACACTATGATAATAACAAAATTAATAGAACTAAGATTTCCTAATTATGCTGAAATATTATCAAATATATCTTATGATAAAAAATTGCATATGAATAATGACAAGTTAACTAATTTATTAAAAAGAATCTTAATTTTTTCAAGAAGTAATTCAGAATCTAAGTATTCATCAACTTATGAATTTAAACATAATGAAGAAAATAAAAATAAAATGGCTATTTCTGCTTTAAATGAAATTGCTAGAATAAATGAAGAATTAGATGTAAATTTTGAAGGAGAAGATTTAAAAATATCTTTAAATTCTAAATATTTGTTAGAATTTATTCAAAATATTCCTAAAGAAAAAGAATTAGTTTTAGAGTTTATGTATTCAAATTCAGCTGTAAAAGTGTATGAAAAAGATAATGATGAATATATTTATATATTAATGCCATTAGCATTAAGAGAGTAG
- a CDS encoding YeiH family protein, translated as MNNKLYGIILCFLLALPAWKLGKFFPLVGGPVFGIIIGIVIAILLKNRAKFDSGINFASKKVLQYAVILLGFGLNLQTIISVGSSSLPIIVSTISTSLIIAYILAKLINIPTKIVILIGVGSSICGGSAIAATAPVINAHDDEIAQAISVIFLFNVIAALIFPTLGDILNFSNKGFALFAGTAVNDTSSVTATASAWDSIHNTGTQVLDSATIVKLTRTLAIIPITLFLAVYNSKRSSNVNNFSLKKIFPMFIVYFILASIITTVCNYFIEVGVITENISITINNVFSFFKHLSKFFIIMAMVAIGLNTNIKKLILSGAKPLTLGFCCWFAISLVSIGLQKILGIF; from the coding sequence ATGAATAATAAATTATATGGGATTATCTTATGTTTTCTACTTGCTTTACCTGCTTGGAAGCTGGGAAAATTTTTTCCTCTTGTAGGTGGACCAGTTTTTGGAATTATTATTGGAATTGTTATAGCTATTTTACTAAAAAATAGAGCTAAATTTGATTCAGGAATTAATTTTGCTTCAAAAAAAGTTTTGCAATATGCTGTTATTCTTTTAGGCTTTGGTTTAAACTTACAAACAATTATTTCAGTAGGAAGTTCTTCTTTACCCATAATTGTTTCTACTATCAGCACATCATTAATAATTGCTTATATTTTAGCAAAACTTATCAATATTCCTACTAAGATTGTAATACTTATAGGTGTTGGTTCTTCTATATGTGGAGGTTCTGCCATTGCAGCAACTGCACCAGTTATAAATGCACATGATGATGAGATTGCTCAAGCTATATCTGTAATTTTTTTATTTAATGTAATTGCAGCATTAATTTTTCCTACTCTTGGAGATATATTAAATTTTTCAAATAAAGGTTTTGCTCTTTTTGCAGGGACTGCTGTGAATGACACCTCATCAGTTACAGCAACAGCTTCAGCTTGGGATAGTATACATAATACAGGAACACAGGTTTTAGATTCAGCTACAATAGTAAAACTGACAAGAACACTTGCTATTATTCCTATTACTTTATTTTTAGCAGTTTATAATTCTAAAAGAAGTTCAAATGTTAATAATTTTTCATTGAAAAAAATTTTTCCAATGTTTATTGTATACTTTATATTAGCTTCAATTATTACCACAGTTTGCAATTATTTTATAGAAGTTGGAGTTATCACTGAAAATATTTCTATAACAATAAATAATGTTTTTTCTTTTTTTAAGCATTTAAGTAAATTTTTTATAATTATGGCAATGGTAGCTATTGGTCTAAATACTAATATAAAAAAACTTATACTTTCTGGTGCAAAACCTTTGACACTTGGTTTTTGTTGCTGGTTTGCAATCAGCTTAGTTAGTATAGGTTTACAAAAAATTCTTGGAATATTTTAA
- a CDS encoding glycosyltransferase family 9 protein, translating to MEIKRILVSRTDKIGDLVLSIPSFFMLKKMYPNAELVVIVRKYNVDIVKNLPYIDRIVIIDEYSKAELLEKIAYFKADVFIALYNDSYIASLARASKAKIKIGPISKLSSFFTYNKGVLQKRSLSLKNEGQYNLDLVTKLDRKRFAILYELNTKLILTDENKKVADVYFKENSIEGKTLVVNPFIGGSAKNITDEQYISILKKIKEKMPDLNIIITSYTTDEERTEKLCKDIGKDKIFAFSNGASILNTASIIDRADVYFGASTGPTHIAGALGKKIVAIYPHKKTQSPTRWGVLGNSNVRYIIPDENNPNEDYKNPYFDNFTKDMEDKVVKAILEALK from the coding sequence ATGGAAATTAAAAGAATTTTAGTTTCAAGAACAGATAAAATAGGAGATTTAGTTCTATCAATACCAAGTTTTTTTATGTTAAAAAAAATGTATCCTAATGCAGAGCTTGTGGTTATTGTTAGGAAGTATAATGTAGATATAGTAAAAAATCTCCCATATATTGATAGAATTGTAATAATTGATGAATATAGTAAGGCAGAACTTTTAGAGAAAATTGCTTATTTTAAGGCAGATGTTTTTATAGCTTTATATAATGATAGTTATATTGCTTCTCTTGCTAGAGCAAGTAAAGCTAAAATAAAAATAGGACCTATTTCTAAATTAAGTTCATTTTTTACATACAACAAAGGTGTTCTACAAAAAAGATCCCTATCTCTTAAAAATGAAGGACAGTATAATTTAGACTTAGTTACAAAACTTGATAGAAAAAGATTTGCAATATTATATGAATTAAATACTAAATTGATACTTACAGATGAGAATAAAAAAGTAGCTGATGTATACTTTAAAGAAAATTCTATTGAAGGAAAAACTTTGGTTGTAAATCCTTTTATAGGAGGCTCTGCTAAAAATATAACTGATGAACAATATATTAGTATTCTTAAAAAAATAAAAGAAAAAATGCCAGATTTAAATATTATTATTACAAGTTATACAACAGATGAAGAAAGAACAGAAAAGCTTTGTAAGGATATTGGAAAAGATAAAATTTTTGCTTTTTCCAATGGAGCAAGTATTTTAAACACTGCTTCAATCATAGATAGAGCAGATGTATATTTTGGAGCTTCAACAGGTCCAACTCATATTGCAGGGGCATTAGGGAAAAAGATTGTGGCTATCTATCCTCATAAAAAAACTCAAAGTCCTACTAGATGGGGAGTTTTAGGAAATTCTAATGTAAGATATATAATTCCTGATGAAAATAATCCAAATGAAGATTATAAGAACCCATATTTTGATAATTTTACAAAAGATATGGAAGATAAAGTTGTTAAAGCAATATTAGAGGCGTTAAAATGA